A stretch of Henckelia pumila isolate YLH828 chromosome 4, ASM3356847v2, whole genome shotgun sequence DNA encodes these proteins:
- the LOC140866700 gene encoding uncharacterized protein: MDTANSREARRRRLSDRGSQRMALITGRIQSLSPDPDPSQSPFDSSQHEDASLLNHNSVREPSQHDGCVPEMEPSLRNSDKGKGVASTSTTLLGLEEPVFQASPSVQSPAKARQREHHGHHDSFTSGEIISAISASESIRTRCAAAAALLVILSYIGFPILGWGVIRGTIIFRPLYLLLVTNISVVLARLLSGKHGANTRAGQMNRVSSSSENGLADQLGKAVESWLLFQNIFGALLMDFSIYVVVLICGLSLMR, encoded by the exons ATGGACACGGCGAACAGCAGAGAGGCGCGGCGGCGCCGTCTCTCCGACAGAGGATCCCAACGCATGGCTCTCATCACCGGCCGCATCCAATCCCTGTCTCCTGACCCCGATCCATCACAATCACCCTTTG ATTCTTCACAGCATGAAGATGCGTCACTTCTGAATCACAACTCTGTTAGAGAACCCAGTCAGCATGACGGCTGTGTTCCAGAAATGGAACCCTCATTGCGCAACAGTGACAAAGGAAAAGGTGTTGCCTCTACTTCCACGACTTTACTCGGTCTGGAGGAACCAGTTTTTCAAGCCTCGCCGTCCGTTCAAAGTCCTGCAAAGGCCCGTCAACGCGAACATCATGGCCATCATGACTCATTCACATCTGGTGAAATAATTTCTGCTATATCAGCTTCGGAGAGCATTCGAACTCGTTGTGCTGCTGCAGCTGCACTCCTAGTGATCCTCTCGTATATAGGATTTCCCATACTGGGCTGGGGTGTAATTAGGGGCACCATAATTTTCAGACCCCTTTATCTGCTTTTGGTAACAAACATATCAGTTGTGCTTGCACGCCTTTTGTCTGGAAAGCATGGAGCCAATACGAGAGCGGGACAGATGAATAGAGTCAgttcctctagtgaaaacggttTGGCTGATCAACTGGGGAAAGCTGTTGAATCATGGTTATTGTTCCAGAATATTTTTGGGGCGCTGCTCATGGACTTCAGCATCTATGTCGTGGTGCTCATCTGTGGCCTTTCCTTGATGCGATGA
- the LOC140861299 gene encoding pentatricopeptide repeat-containing protein At2g20540, with product MAAEVGVLTMRSLEDMFMPILRKCNTMRCLKRLHAQMEKFSLMQSNFLVTRMLEICDQNGEIARAGLLFKQVLEPNVFLYNAMMRAYTHHHMYILTINVYKQMLRHPFDRVEDAVFPDRFTYPFIIRSCGGLLDVFLGKQVHGHAYKIGLQRNNVVENSLLGFYVKCGEMNDAHILFDEMSERDVISWNSLVFGYMKLGQVRKARLLFEDMPNKNIVSWTGMISGYTKIHGYSDAIDVFRRMQEEGVQPDWVSLVAVLPACAQLGALELGKWIHFYAKKKGFLKKTCVCNALIEMYSKCGSVSQAWQLFSEIQKRDVISWSSMITGLAHHGKAHEAIELFREMQEGKVEPNEITFVGILSACGHAGFVDEGLKYFDSMRNNYRIEPGIEHYGCLVDLLGRTGNLDRALKLIYSMRMKPDSAIWGSLLSSCRTHRNLEIAIIAVENLLELEPHDTGNIVLLANIYADLGKWDGVSRMRKIIRSKSMKKTPGCSLIEINSTVQEFVSGDDSKPFLKDIYQILDLFALHQNRAEDWIETVFCYNT from the coding sequence ATGGCGGCAGAAGTAGGAGTTTTGACAATGAGAAGCTTGGAAGATATGTTCATGCCCATTTTAAGGAAATGCAATACCATGAGATGCTTGAAGAGATTACATGCTCAAATGGAGAAATTCTCCTTGATGCAAAGCAATTTCTTGGTGACGAGAATGCTAGAAATTTGTGATCAAAATGGCGAGATTGCGCGTGCAGGTTTGCTATTTAAACAAGTTCTTGAACCGAATGTTTTCTTGTACAATGCCATGATGAGAGCATATACACACCACCATATGTATATATTGACCATTAATGTCTATAAGCAAATGCTGAGACATCCATTCGATCGAGTTGAAGATGCTGTTTTTCCGGATAGATTTACGTACCCTTTTATTATTAGGTCATGTGGAGGGCTTCTTGATGTATTCCTAGGTAAACAAGTACATGGGCATGCATATAAAATTGGGTTGCAGCGTAATAATGTGGTAGAGAATTCATTGTTGGGTTTTTATGTGAAGTGTGGTGAAATGAATGATGCCCACATATTGTTTGATGAAATGAGTGAAAGAGATGTTATTTCTTGGAATAGTCTTGTTTTCGGATACATGAAGTTGGGTCAGGTGAGAAAAGCAAGATTGTTATTTGAAGACATGCCAAATAAGAATATTGTTTCTTGGACCGGAATGATATCAGGGTACACGAAAATCCATGGTTATAGCGATGCAATCGACGTTTTCAGAAGAATGCAGGAAGAGGGTGTGCAGCCTGATTGGGTCAGTTTGGTTGCCGTTTTGCCTGCTTGCGCTCAATTGGGAGCTCTAGAACTGGGGAAATGGATTCATTTTTATGCCAAGAAAAAAGGATTCTTGAAAAAGACGTGCGTTTGTAATGCGTTGATTGAAATGTACTCGAAATGTGGCAGTGTGAGCCAAGCTTGGCAGTTGTTTAGTGAGATTCAGAAAAGGGATGTTATTTCTTGGAGCAGTATGATCACGGGGCTAGCTCATCATGGGAAAGCTCATGAGGCAATTGAATTGTTCCGAGAGATGCAGGAAGGAAAAGTCGAACCAAACGAGATCACATTCGTCGGTATATTGTCTGCTTGTGGGCATGCTGGTTTTGTGGACGAGGGGTTGAAATACTTCGACTCAATGAGGAACAACTATCGTATAGAGCCTGGAATTGAGCATTATGGCTGTTTGGTCGATCTTCTTGGACGAACTGGGAATCTTGATCGAGCTCTAAAACTTATATACAGCATGAGAATGAAGCCAGATTCAGCAATATGGGGTTCCTTGTTAAGTTCTTGCAGAACTCATCGCAATCTTGAGATTGCAATCATAGCCGTGGAGAATCTCCTAGAACTTGAACCACACGACACAGGAAACATCGTCTTGCTTGCTAATATATATGCAGATCTTGGGAAGTGGGATGGAGTTtcaagaatgagaaaaatcattAGAAGTAAGAGCATGAAAAAGACGCCGGGTTGCAGTCTAATTGAGATAAATAGCACGGTTCAAGAATTTGTATCAGGGGATGATTCAAAGCCATTCTTGAAAGATATCTACCAGATACTAGATTTGTTTGCTTTGCATCAGAACAGAGCGGAAGACTGGATCGAAACTGTATTCTGTTACAATACTTAA
- the LOC140865001 gene encoding uncharacterized protein has protein sequence MVFYFKARPESGDYTIFMGLDKYENEELIKYGLIEDIWFHVDKMSSAHVYLRLNKGQTIDNIPEGVLEDCVQLVKANSIQGNKVNNIDVVYTPWQNLKKAPSMEVGQVGFHNTKMVRTVRVEKRINEIVNRLNRTKVERTPDLKAEREAVNAAERSERKQQLRDKKRREDLEKLEKDRQAELRSYKNLMVAEKMTSNKDIASTNKSLQELEEDFM, from the exons ATGGTATTCTACTTCAAGGCCCGACCAGAGTCCGGAGATTACACCATTTTTATGGGCCTCGACAAGTACGAGAACGAGGAGCTCATCAAATATGGTCTCATCGAAGATATCTG GTTCCATGTGGATAAAATGTCTTCGGCccatgtttatttgagattgaaCAAGGGTCAAACCATTGACAATATACCCGAAGGTGTATTGGAAGATTGCGTCCAACTAGTCAAGGCAAATTCTATCCAAG GAAACAAAGTAAACAATATCGATGTTGTTTACACTCCTTGGCAAAATCTAAAAAAGGCTCCTTCCATGGAGGTTGGGCAAGTTGGTTTCCACAATACTAAAATG GTTCGAACCGTGAGAGTGGAGAAGCGAATAAATGAGATTGTGAACAGGTTAAACAGGACAAAGGTGGAAAGAACACCTGATTTAAAAG CTGAACGAGAGGCGGTTAATGCTGCTGAAAGGTCGGAGAGGAAACAACAGCTTAGGGACAAA AAACGACGTGAGGATTTGGAAAAGCTCGAAAAAGATAGACAAGCAGAACTAAGGAGCTACAAAAATTTGATGGTAGCCGAAAAGATGACGTCTAACAAAGACATAGCATCAACAAACAAGTCCCTCCAAGAACTTGAAGAAGACTTCATGTGA